CAACAGTCCTACGGCGGCGCGCCTGAACTCAAGCGCCTGATAGATGCCTGTCATCAGCGGGGGCTCGCCGTAATGCTGGATGTCGTATACAACCACATGGGCCCTGAGGGGAATTACCTGCGGGATTTCGGGCCTTATTTCACGCGTAAATACCGGACGCCGTGGGGGGAATCGCTCAATTTCGACGGCCCGGCCTCCGGCGAAGTGCGCCGCTTCTTTAGTGAAAGCGCCATGCGCTGGCTGGATGAGTTCCATATTGACGCGCTGCGCCTTGACGCCGTCGACGCCATACGCGACTGTTCCGCCAGGCATTTTGTGGGGGAGCTTGTTGTGGCCGCGCGCGAAATAGGCCGCGCTCAGGGCCGCCGGATACAGATAATCGCGGAGAGCGGCCTTAACGATCCGCGCGTTATCCGGCCTCTTGCCGACGGCGGCTGGGGCTGCGACGCGCAGTACTGCAGGGATTTTCATCATTCCCTGCATGTCGCGCTGACCGGCGAACGCTCGGGGCAATACAGGGATTTTGCGGGGCTGAGCGATCTGGCCCGTTCATACCGCGACGCCTTCGTTTATACCGGCCAGTATTCGGCTTACAGGCGGCGGAACCACGGCCGCAGCGCGGCCGGCAGGCCCGCTTCGCAGTTCCTCGTTTTCGCACAGGAACACGACGAGGCGGGCAACAGGCCTTTCGGCGAGCGTCTGGCCGCTTTAGCGGATTTTGAAACTCTTAAACTTGCGGCCGGCGCGGTGGCTCTGTCATCCTTCATTCCGTACATGTTCATGGGCGAAGAATACGGGGAGAAGGCGCCGTTCCTTTATTTCACCAGCCATTCCGACAAGCGGCTCGCCGAAGCCGTTCGCATAGGGCGGCGCAAGGAATTTAATTCATTTGCGCGTAAAGGGGAGATCCCGGATCCTAACGACGAGAAGACCTTTCTGCGTTCCCGGCTTGACCAGGGGTTGCGCCGCAAAGGGCGGCACGCCCTCCTGCAGAATTTCTACCGCCGCCTCTATGCTCTGCGCCGGGAACACCCGGCGCTTGCCCGGCCTGACCGGGAGAATCTTGACGTTACGCTATATGAGAAGGCCGGAGCCCTTGCGGTGCGGCGCCGGTCCGGAAACGACGAGGCGGTTTTTATACTGCATTTCGCAAAGAAGCCCGGCCGCTTAAAGCTGGAACTGCCCGGCGGAACCTGGATAAAACTTTTGGATTCGGCCGAGGCGAAATGGGGAGGCCCCGGCAGTAAAGCCGCCCGGCGCATTGCCGGGACTCAAGTGGAAATGCCCCTGGCGCCGCTTTGCGTAGTGCTTTACGGTAAAGAGATTTCAGCGATAAAGAATTGATAACAGTGCAGAGATTACGGCGATGGGTAAGAGATGACGGCGGTAGTTTAAAGAATATTAGATTAACGAATTGTTAGTTCATCGTTGTAATCGTGTTGTTTTATCGCTGTAATCTCTTTTCATGGAGGAATTATGCCGAAAAAATCCGAGAAAATCGTTAAGTGCGCGGCGGTGACAAAAACTACTTTTCCGGAGAATCCCCGGCGCGTCGTTATTGAGAATGTCCGGCCTGAAATAGACGGAGGACTGTTTCCCATCAAGCGCGTTACTGGCGACCAGGTTTGTGTTGAAGCGGACATTTTTACGGACGGTCATGACGAATTGGCATGCTTCCTGCTTTACCGCAGGGAGAACGACTCAATATGGACACAGGTTCCGATGCGGCCGCTGGGCAATGACCGCTGGCGGGCTGAATTTAAGGTGACGGAATTGGGTTCGTACCGCTACACTGTCCAGGGCCGCATTGACCACTTTACTACATGGCTGAGGGATTTAAAAAAACGGCTGGACGCCGGGCAGGACGCCCGCCTGGAACTGCCGGCCGGCGCCGAACTCATCGCCGCGGCCGCGGCCAGGGCTGTTGCAGTTAAAGCTGATGCCAGGCAGCTTAAAAAATTGGCGCGGGACCTTAAAGCCGGCGGCGACCCGCGCGCTTTGGCGAAGCGTCTTTCGGACCCGGAAGCGGGCGCTTTAGTCTCCCGCTGGGGCGCCGACAACGATTTTGTCCGTTCCGGGCGCGAGCTTGAGATCTGGGTGGACCGCGTAACAGCCCGTTTCGGCGCGTGGTATGAACTGTTCCCCCGTTCCTGCTCTTCCAGGCCGGGTCGGCACGGTTCTTTCAAGGACCTTATTGCGCGGCTGCCCTACATCGCTGAAATGGGTTTTGACGTGCTCTACCTGCCGCCCATCCATCCCGTAGGCGGTACCAACCGCAAGGGAAAAAATAACACCTTATCGGCGAGGCCGGGCGAGCCGGGCAGCCCCTGGGCTATCGGCGATAAAACCGGCGGCCATAAAGCCGTACATACGGAGTTAGGGACTTTGCAGGACTTCCGGCGGCTGGTCGCGGCGGCTAAAGAAAAGGGTTTGGAAGTAGCCCTGGACATTGCTTTGCAGTGTTCGCCCGACCATCCCTGGCTGCGCGAGCATCCGGAGTGGTTCCGGCGGCGGCCGGACGGGAGCCTGCGTTACGCCGAGAACCCTCCGAAGAAATATGAAGATATTTATCCGCTGGATTTTGCCTGCCGGGATTGGCGGCCTTTATGGGAGGAGGTCAAAAGCGTATTCCAGTTCTGGATGGCGCAGGGAGTGCGGATCTTTCGCGTTGACAACCCGCATACCAAGCCCTTCGTGTTCTGGGAGTGGCTCATCCGGGAGCTGAGGCGCGAGAACCCCGACCTTATTTTCCTTGCCGAGGCTTTTACCCGGCCCAGGGTGATGGGCCGTCTGGCCAAGGCGGGTTTCAGCCAGTCCTACAACTATTTTCCCTGGCGCAATTCCAAACGGGAGCTGGAAAGCTATTTCACCGAACTGACACGCACCGAGGTGAGCGAGTTTCTCCGGCCGAACTTGTGGCCCAACACGCCTGATATTCTTACGGAGTATCTGCAGTCCGGCGGGCGTCCGGCCTTTATGATACGCCACGTTCTTGCGGCCACGCTTGGCGCCAGCTACGGGATATATGGTCCGGCATTCGAGCTGTGCGAGCGTATACCCCGGAGCCCCGGCCACGAGGAGTACCTGAATTCCGAGAAGTACGAGATAAAGAACTGGGACATAAACCGGGCGGACAGCATACATGAGCTTATCGCGCGCGTAAACCGCATTCGCCGGGAGAATACGGCGCTGCACAACGACGCGAGCCTGCGGTTCTTCCACGTGGACAACGAGCAGCTGATATGTTATGGCAAACAGTCCGGCAGCAACCTGATAGTGACGGTGGTTAATCTGGACCCTAACTACAAGCAATCCGGCTGGGTGGAACTGCCTTTCCGGGAGTTCGGTCTGGCGGTTGACAGGCCGTATCAGATGCACGATCTGCTGGCGGACCGGCATTTCCTGTGGAGGGGGGCGAAGAATTATGTGGAGCTCGATCCAAAAGTGTGTCCGGCCCACATCTTCCGCCTGCGCCGCTATGTCAGGACCGAACAGGACTTTGATTATTTTCTGTAACTGCCCGGCTGGAATAGGCTGTGGATTAGTGTGGAGCCAGGCAAACATCCTCTATTCTTTGCGTTCTTTATCGCTACACTAGCTTCAGCCTGCAGCCTAAACAACCCGGGTGGTTGCTGAAAGATGTATTTTCAAGCATGGGGAAAAATGTCCGAAGATTTAGAGCTAACTAAAAAAAAGTTTGTAAACAGATTGGCGTTGTCCGCTGTGATACTCGGCGGAGCGTTAAATCTTATCCCGAAAATTATTTTCTTCTGGCAGCCCGATAATGGATTTAAGCTTGATCTAAAAAATTTCGCGTGCATATTGTTCTGGTGGTTTTATTTGTCAATACCATTCATCATGTTGGCGGTCGTTGTAAAATTTGTTTTGCGCCGCTCAAACATGGGGCAGCGTGCGTTTTTTATGCGGATGTCGGGGATCGCCGGCGCGTTCGCTTTTATGCAGGCGTTTTATTTTATTTATGACAAGTATTTTTGTTCGGGGCGGGGAGCGGACATAATACTTTACGCCTTATATGCTTTTTCGCCTCTTTTGAATATACTGGTATTGCCGTTCGGTTATTTTATTGGATTTTTTTCGGCCTACATTTTTTGCATATTTTACGGGAAAAAGCAGCTTTCGGAAGGCTTAAGGCTTAGGGCTGAAGACTGAAGTCGGGAAAATTCCCCCGTAAGCCTTCAGCTATAAACAGGACCTAAAAAAGGAGCGTTATATGCCGATACTTTCACGGATTCAACTTGAAAAATACGCGGATGTGCTTATATGGGGTCTTAAAACCGCGCGGCCGGGGTTTAAAAAATACGACGCCATACTTATCCGCTGCGACCTTGAAGGCCGCGAGCTTGGAGAGGTGGTGAACCGCAAGCTTGTGCAGGCCGGATACAATGTCACTTTCCGCTTCCTGATGAGCCCGCGGCTGGAGCGCGGCTTTTATGAATTTTCAGACAACAGGCAGCGCGCTTTTGTGGCGGCCGGGGAAAAAGAATTTTCCGCTTCCCTGAACGGCAATATTTATATTAACGCGCCGGCTTCGCTTACAAATCTTAAAGGCATAGACACCGGACGGCAGTCCCAGGTGGCCATAGCAAGAAAGCCGCTCCGCGACCTGATGACCAAAAACGAGGAAAAAGGTAAATTCGGCTGGACGCTTTGCACTTATCCTACTGAAGAACTGGCCCGTCAGGCCGGGCTCTCCGTTAAGGAATACGCGGCCCAGATAACCAAGGCCTGCTTCCTGGGAGAAAAGGATCCGGCTAAAAAATGGGCGGAAATTTACAAAGATTCCATGGCTATAAAAAAATGGCTCGCGGGCCTGAATATAGACACCATCCGCACTGAGTCCAAATCCATGGACTTTGAAGTGAAAGTGGGCGAAATGAGGCGCTTCCTGGGAGTGAGCGGGCATAACATACCGTCTTTTGAAATATTCACATCGCCGGACTGGCGCGGCACTAAAGGCGTATATTTCGCGAATCTCCCCGCCTTTCGCGGCGGAAATTATGTGGAGAACATCCGCCTGGAGTTTAAGGCAGGCCGCGCGGTAAAGATCTCGGCCAAAAAAGGCGATGAATACGTTAAAAAAATAATGGCCACCGACAATGGCGCCTCTCAGATCGGCGAATACTCGCTTACCGACCGCCGCTTCTCCCGGATAGACAGGTTTATGGCCGACACGCTGTTTGATGAAAACTACGGCGGCAAGCACGGCAACTGCCATGTGGCAGTCGGCGACTCCTACTCCGACACCTACGCCGGAGATGTCTCAAAGCTTACCAAAGAAAAAAAAGCGGAACTGGGCTACAACAACTCGGCCGTGCACTGGGATATGATCAACACCGAAGATAAAAAAGTGACCGCCGCGCTTAAGAACGGCAAAAAGGTCGCCATCTACGAAAAGGGACAGTTTAAATACTAAAGCGTATAGGGGCTAGCGTATAGAGGTTAGGGAAGGAGTTCCTTGCCACCCCTAGTACCCTCACCCCTAGCCCCTGACCCCTACTATGTCAACACTTCTTGCGGCTTTAAAAACTGAACGAGGGCGGCATGTGGCCGCGGCGGCGGGACTCGCCGGCCTTTCGGCCTCCTTCCTTTTCTGCGGCTATGAGTTTATACGTTCGCCTATAGAATCCATATTCATAGATAACTTCGGCGCGGCGGCAAAACCTTACGCCCTGAGTTGCGTGCCGGTGATGATGGGCCTGCTCATTTACCTCTACGGCAGGGCGTTGTCGGCTTTTGGCGCCGCACGGTCCATGGCCGGGTCCATGCTTTTGTCAGGCGCGATGTTTGCCGCCGCCTATTTTTCTCTGGATTGGCTTGGCAAGCCGATGGTGTTTTTTTTGTTTATTTTCAAGGAATCCTATGTGGTAATAATTTCAGAGCAGTACTGGTCTTTCATCAACAGCGTAGTCAGGGATGAAGAAGGCAAGGTGTTTAACGGGCCGGTGGCGGGCTTGGGCGCTCTTGGCTCTTTGATAGGCGGTTTTCTGCTGGGTCATTACGCTGTGCGTCTGCACACGGAGTCTTTTATACTGCTGTCCGCTATATGCTTCCTGCCGGCTATGGCACTGATGTGGAAGGCTTACGGTCGGATCGCCGAGCCTAAGCCGGCGGCGGCTGAGGAAGGCGGTAAAAAGGGGCACCTCCATCTAAGCATACTCAGGGAGAACCGCACCATTCTTTTTATAGCTTTGATTATTTTCGCCACGCAGGTTGTGGCCACCGCCCTGGATCTGCGGTTCTCGCTGCTGGTGCAGGACGCTCTGCCGGATAAGGATTTGCGCACGGCATTCCTTGGCGGTTTCTGGATGAAGGTGAACATCTTTTCTTTTTCAATGCAGTTCCTGCTTGCGCCGCTTTTATTGCGCTACCTGTCGGTGCGCCGCATACAGACCGCCATTCCGGTAGTTCATGTGGCTACCTGCGTTCTGCTGCTTATCTACCCCAGCCTGTGGCTTGGCTCGGCGGCGTTTCTGCTGTTTAAAGGCATGGATTATTCTATTTTCCGCGCCTCAAAAGAAACCCTCTATATACCTTTCTCCTACGATACGCGTTACCGCGCCAAGCAGGTGGCCGATGCCTTCACATACAGGTTTTCAAAGGGTCTTACTTCCGTGGTGCTTTCAGTTATTAAATCTTTCAGCGCCATACCGGTTGCGGCCTACGCCGCTATGGGACTTGCGTTTTCAGCCGCCTGGCTGGGCCTCGCATTTCCGCTTACAGCCAAAAGAGCGACAAAAGTCTAAGCGTCTGGGAGTCTGAGAGTCAGGAAGCTCTACTTTTTGACTCCTAGACTCTATGACTCTCGACTCTTAGACTTTTCCTGCTGATTACTGTTTTTTAGAAGTTCCAACTGGCCGAAATCCTGTGCACCGAGCCCAGGTCGCCGAAAGGGGACAGGGCGTAGTCTATGGAGTAGACGCCATATCGCAGCCCTGTACCCAGGGTTATATTGTGAAATCCGCCTACGGCGCTTATACTGCGGGTATTAAATCCCGCGCGCAAAGCGGCGTTAATTTTTTCCGAGAGCCCGATTTTTATTTCGCCGCCCATTGCGAGATAAGGCAGATTGTCTTTTTGCGCCACCACATCGGCTGTAATTGCGAAGTATTTTGTAAGTGTGGTCACGCTGCCAAAGCGCAATATCAGAGGCAGAGGGGTATCTTCCTTGTCGTAGCGCAGCGTTCCCATTATGTTCTGGGCCGACATGGCCAGGCGGAAGCGGTTGTCAAACAAATATGGAAACAGCAGGCCGATATCGGCTGAAATGGTGTTGTCGGAGGAATATAATTTTGAACGCACGAATTTGCCGGTTGCTCCGAGTATAAAGCGTTCTTCCGGCTCTTTGTTATAGCCGGTGATGTAGGTGGCAAAGCTTACCGAGGCGGAAATGTCGTATGGGGTGAATACGCCCAGATCAAAGCCGCTTGAGTCTGTTTTATGGATGGCGCCGAAGTTCATGTATTTGACAGCCACTCCCCAGGCTCCCACCTCGCCCGCGTTTTCGGCATAACCGAAATAATCCACAAAAGTTCCCGCCAGGTATGGGGCGTGCATGAATACCATTGATTTCTTTTTAATGGCCACAATACCCGCCGGGTTCCAATCCAGCGCGAAGGCGTCGTCGGCAAGAGCCGAATAGGCCTCGCCAAGGGCCGCTCCGCGCGCGCCCGAGGCTACCTTTAGAAACTGCGCGCCCGATGTGCCCACGGAACTGCTGCCAAACCCTGCCTGAACGGCAGGAGTCAGCGAGGGGGTAGCGTATAGCGCCAGCAGGACGATACAAAATGTCCCTCTGCCGCCTATGCTTTTAAAAACCGGTTTTTTCATAATAACTTCACTCCCGCTGTCCCATTATCGCTACCCTGTCCCCTGACCCCTATTCTCTGCTTTTTCATCTTTCCACTACTACTTTAAAAACCTTGCCCGATTTTTTGTCGCTTGTCTGTATCAGCGCTATGTAAACGCCGCTGGCCGCTTTCTGTCCGGAATCGTTCTCTCCCGCCCAGGCAGCCATGCCGTTCGCATCCGCTTTTATATCGCGCACCAGCTCGCCCAGGAAAGTGTAAATCTTTAGTTTTGCGTATGGCGGCATATTGGTGAAGTGTACGATATCCGAAGCGCTTGAAGGCCTGTAAGGGTTCGGATAAATTTTTACGCCCGCAAGTCCGGCGGCCGGGTTGGATTCCATTATCTGAAAAATTGAAAGGTGCCAGCTTTGGGCTATAACGCGGTTTGCGGCTGTGTCTGAAACCGAGGGTAGCGGAACCCACACTTCGTTGGTTTCGTCGTAAAGCGCCAGTATCAGCTTGCTGTGGTCGGTGCCCGGCGGCAGGTCGGACACCCGGTAAGAAACGGTAAGGGTAACCGGTTTAAACAGGAGAGTGGGGGGAAAATAAGTGATTTCAAACCCTATATTGGTGGCTTTAAGCGAAGCCACGGCGGAAACCGGCGGGGCGAAGGAAATTTTAGGCTGCAATTTCATTTTGGTTGAACTTCCTATTGACCCGCTGGGCAAAAATATAGAAATGGGGCCGTAAGAGGTCTCAAGCGTTATTGTATTGTCCTGAAAAGCCACAGCTGGAGACTGGGTATAAAGAAGAGTTTTGGTCGAACCGGCCGTAACAAAATGCGAAGTCAGCTCCGATTGTCCCACGGCCTGTATCTGCACCCAATAGGTGGTATCTGTAAGCAGGTTCGATAAAGCGCAGGTTTTTGCGTTCACTAAAACCGAGGTGCTGATAATCAGGAAATCGGAGGTAGTGGATGCCTGCACCGTGTAAAGGGTGTGGGAGGAATTGCCGTTGTCTTCCCAATTTACTGAAAACCCGTCGGTTAAAAAGCCGGAGAAGGTCTTGTCGGGCAATAGCAAATATGGCGTTGTGGGAAGCGTAAGCGCTGTTCCAAGGGACACCGGCGGATCTGTGGGCACATTGGTCAGGTTAAGGGCGGAAACCTGCAGATAGTAGGAAGCATTCGGGACCAGGCCGGTAAATGTGGCCGTAAGACTGGCGGTAACGGAAGACAGCACCGTGCCGGAAAACGCGGCTTCGGAAGAGATCTTCGCCAGATAATAGGTGATGTCCGGCGGGTTTGAGCCGCGTTTCCAGTTGATTGTTATGGAAGATACTCCAATGTCCAAAATATCCGAAAGCGGGTAGTGGCTGGCAGGGTCGTAGGCGCCGGTGGCCATAGGTGAAAATATCACTGTGGGGCTTGCGCGGTCCAGGCGGTTTACCGCCGTCACGCGCGTGTAATAGGTGGTATTGGAATATAAATCGGAAAAAGTGGCCGAGGAAAGTGTTGTGGTGGCGGAAGACAGAAAGGATGTAAAGCCGGAATCGTGATAAAATTCCGCCCAATAGCGCGTGTCGGCCGGGTTTGAATTGGTCTGCCAATTAAATGTTATGGCTGAAGGTGTCAGATCTGACGGCTTTGGAAGCTGTTGCGTAGGCGCGTTGGCTAAAGTTGATGTTGACGGAGTATAAACAAAATCCGGAACATTATCCCAGTTAAGCGTGCCGGCTCTGAAATAATAGCTTGCATTGGGGGAGAGCCCCGCAATGCTCAAAGCCGCGGTCTGCGGCATATTGGAGCGCGAAGAAAAAATCACCCCCTGAAAATCGGCGGAGGTGGAGGTCTCTAAAAGATATTTTTCCCCCGTAAAGTCCGGCGGCCAGGAGGCCGGCAAAGTCCAGCCGACCGTTACGCTCGAATAAAACACGCCGCTTATCAGCTGATTGAGAAGGGGCGGGGCCAGAGTTGATTTTTTTGACGGGGTGGTGTTGCTGTAAACGGTTGTGCCGCTGTATAATGAGCCCGCCCTGTAATTGAAGACGGTATTCGCCGGCAGTCCCTCCACGATCAGGCCGGCGGCGTCGCTGTTTACCGTGGCGGAGCTCGCGAAAACCCAGCTGAAATACTGGTAGGTGGAGGCTTCAACCACATAGCTGTCCGCTCCCGCGCTCGTAAATGACACGGCCGCGCTTGTTACCCAGACCGAGCCAAGGACTACCGACTCAAGCGGTCCCGGCAAAGAGGTTTTTGCCACATTAAGGTCAGTGTAATGCGGAGCTTTGTTCCAGGTGAGCGTTCCAAGGCGTAAGTAATAGCTGGTATTCGGTTTCAGTTCCGAAAGCGTCAGGGAATTTAACTGGTTCAGGTCTGTGGAGGAAGAATGAACTATGGAGCCCGCGCCGAACGGGGCGGAGGAGCCTTCAAAGCGGTAGCCCTCGCAGGAGAAAGCCTGCGGTGAGGCGGGGAGCGGAGTGAAAGTCACTGTCAGGGATCGCGGGCCCGGGAGCGTAGCCGTGGTGTTGGAGGAAAACGGCAGGGCAAGCGTTATAGTGGAAGGCGCGCCCGTGTAGTTGGCATCCAAATTCCCGTTAAGCGAAGCCGCCCTGAAGTACCAGGTGGTGTTCGGTTCAAGGTTTTGAACGGTGAGCGTGCTGCGCGTCATGTCATAGACGGAAGATGAAAGGATAATACCGGAACCGTTGAAATTGGTTGATGATGCCTCAAGGCGGTAACCAAGCGCCGACGCCGCGGGAGGACTTGCCGGGAGCGCTGTCCAGCCAAGCGATGCCCACTGGTCGCTGAAGTTCAATAGCTGCGGATTCTGCAATTTGGCGGAGAGCGTGACGAATTGGCCGTAATCAAAATTGGCGGCTCCGTTCCAGTTAAGCGCGCCGACCTTGTAATAGTATGTGGTATTGCGGTCCAGGCCGGTAAGACCAAAGCTTGAGGTGTAGTGTTC
The sequence above is a segment of the Elusimicrobiota bacterium genome. Coding sequences within it:
- the treZ gene encoding malto-oligosyltrehalose trehalohydrolase, with product MPASLGARYLGSGRCEFLVWASRAKRVQLHLIAPRRKLIPMVTDGSGYHWTVLLDVKPGTEYSFRLDSGLERPDPASRCQPHGVHGPSAVVDPAYNWKDKTWKGLPIERFVIYELHTGTFSPEGTFAGIIPWLDTLKDLGVTVLEIMPVAQFPGARNWGYDGVYPFAAQQSYGGAPELKRLIDACHQRGLAVMLDVVYNHMGPEGNYLRDFGPYFTRKYRTPWGESLNFDGPASGEVRRFFSESAMRWLDEFHIDALRLDAVDAIRDCSARHFVGELVVAAREIGRAQGRRIQIIAESGLNDPRVIRPLADGGWGCDAQYCRDFHHSLHVALTGERSGQYRDFAGLSDLARSYRDAFVYTGQYSAYRRRNHGRSAAGRPASQFLVFAQEHDEAGNRPFGERLAALADFETLKLAAGAVALSSFIPYMFMGEEYGEKAPFLYFTSHSDKRLAEAVRIGRRKEFNSFARKGEIPDPNDEKTFLRSRLDQGLRRKGRHALLQNFYRRLYALRREHPALARPDRENLDVTLYEKAGALAVRRRSGNDEAVFILHFAKKPGRLKLELPGGTWIKLLDSAEAKWGGPGSKAARRIAGTQVEMPLAPLCVVLYGKEISAIKN
- a CDS encoding alpha-1,4-glucan--maltose-1-phosphate maltosyltransferase; this encodes MPKKSEKIVKCAAVTKTTFPENPRRVVIENVRPEIDGGLFPIKRVTGDQVCVEADIFTDGHDELACFLLYRRENDSIWTQVPMRPLGNDRWRAEFKVTELGSYRYTVQGRIDHFTTWLRDLKKRLDAGQDARLELPAGAELIAAAAARAVAVKADARQLKKLARDLKAGGDPRALAKRLSDPEAGALVSRWGADNDFVRSGRELEIWVDRVTARFGAWYELFPRSCSSRPGRHGSFKDLIARLPYIAEMGFDVLYLPPIHPVGGTNRKGKNNTLSARPGEPGSPWAIGDKTGGHKAVHTELGTLQDFRRLVAAAKEKGLEVALDIALQCSPDHPWLREHPEWFRRRPDGSLRYAENPPKKYEDIYPLDFACRDWRPLWEEVKSVFQFWMAQGVRIFRVDNPHTKPFVFWEWLIRELRRENPDLIFLAEAFTRPRVMGRLAKAGFSQSYNYFPWRNSKRELESYFTELTRTEVSEFLRPNLWPNTPDILTEYLQSGGRPAFMIRHVLAATLGASYGIYGPAFELCERIPRSPGHEEYLNSEKYEIKNWDINRADSIHELIARVNRIRRENTALHNDASLRFFHVDNEQLICYGKQSGSNLIVTVVNLDPNYKQSGWVELPFREFGLAVDRPYQMHDLLADRHFLWRGAKNYVELDPKVCPAHIFRLRRYVRTEQDFDYFL
- a CDS encoding aminopeptidase — translated: MLSRIQLEKYADVLIWGLKTARPGFKKYDAILIRCDLEGRELGEVVNRKLVQAGYNVTFRFLMSPRLERGFYEFSDNRQRAFVAAGEKEFSASLNGNIYINAPASLTNLKGIDTGRQSQVAIARKPLRDLMTKNEEKGKFGWTLCTYPTEELARQAGLSVKEYAAQITKACFLGEKDPAKKWAEIYKDSMAIKKWLAGLNIDTIRTESKSMDFEVKVGEMRRFLGVSGHNIPSFEIFTSPDWRGTKGVYFANLPAFRGGNYVENIRLEFKAGRAVKISAKKGDEYVKKIMATDNGASQIGEYSLTDRRFSRIDRFMADTLFDENYGGKHGNCHVAVGDSYSDTYAGDVSKLTKEKKAELGYNNSAVHWDMINTEDKKVTAALKNGKKVAIYEKGQFKY
- a CDS encoding PorV/PorQ family protein, whose translation is MKKPVFKSIGGRGTFCIVLLALYATPSLTPAVQAGFGSSSVGTSGAQFLKVASGARGAALGEAYSALADDAFALDWNPAGIVAIKKKSMVFMHAPYLAGTFVDYFGYAENAGEVGAWGVAVKYMNFGAIHKTDSSGFDLGVFTPYDISASVSFATYITGYNKEPEERFILGATGKFVRSKLYSSDNTISADIGLLFPYLFDNRFRLAMSAQNIMGTLRYDKEDTPLPLILRFGSVTTLTKYFAITADVVAQKDNLPYLAMGGEIKIGLSEKINAALRAGFNTRSISAVGGFHNITLGTGLRYGVYSIDYALSPFGDLGSVHRISASWNF
- a CDS encoding fibronectin type III domain-containing protein, coding for MPSYNSPRRGFPLFFLAAGFFFVFSGGLAAQINLHPGNTGVTANTLSFSWDAGTSFIAALSTATDFSALTATGTVLTNSAAYTNLNPDTIYYFRVKNQSDASYNPLNQISSVTYAAAPTTPYFISEYFTADSSVTAQISVAWEINGNPDWTDYEIQYADNSGFSNSKTYAENYPPVILGGLAANTTYFLRVRAVNLYGNKTVFTAPDISTATMALNLRTLSNMVYETSATVSWTAVSGPAQAQDSEGYRLMLSTSNIFDSLPIALNSAEHYTSSFGLTGLDRNTTYYYKVGALNWNGAANFDYGQFVTLSAKLQNPQLLNFSDQWASLGWTALPASPPAASALGYRLEASSTNFNGSGIILSSSVYDMTRSTLTVQNLEPNTTWYFRAASLNGNLDANYTGAPSTITLALPFSSNTTATLPGPRSLTVTFTPLPASPQAFSCEGYRFEGSSAPFGAGSIVHSSSTDLNQLNSLTLSELKPNTSYYLRLGTLTWNKAPHYTDLNVAKTSLPGPLESVVLGSVWVTSAAVSFTSAGADSYVVEASTYQYFSWVFASSATVNSDAAGLIVEGLPANTVFNYRAGSLYSGTTVYSNTTPSKKSTLAPPLLNQLISGVFYSSVTVGWTLPASWPPDFTGEKYLLETSTSADFQGVIFSSRSNMPQTAALSIAGLSPNASYYFRAGTLNWDNVPDFVYTPSTSTLANAPTQQLPKPSDLTPSAITFNWQTNSNPADTRYWAEFYHDSGFTSFLSSATTTLSSATFSDLYSNTTYYTRVTAVNRLDRASPTVIFSPMATGAYDPASHYPLSDILDIGVSSITINWKRGSNPPDITYYLAKISSEAAFSGTVLSSVTASLTATFTGLVPNASYYLQVSALNLTNVPTDPPVSLGTALTLPTTPYLLLPDKTFSGFLTDGFSVNWEDNGNSSHTLYTVQASTTSDFLIISTSVLVNAKTCALSNLLTDTTYWVQIQAVGQSELTSHFVTAGSTKTLLYTQSPAVAFQDNTITLETSYGPISIFLPSGSIGSSTKMKLQPKISFAPPVSAVASLKATNIGFEITYFPPTLLFKPVTLTVSYRVSDLPPGTDHSKLILALYDETNEVWVPLPSVSDTAANRVIAQSWHLSIFQIMESNPAAGLAGVKIYPNPYRPSSASDIVHFTNMPPYAKLKIYTFLGELVRDIKADANGMAAWAGENDSGQKAASGVYIALIQTSDKKSGKVFKVVVER